The Xiphophorus maculatus strain JP 163 A chromosome 21, X_maculatus-5.0-male, whole genome shotgun sequence genome window below encodes:
- the LOC111606164 gene encoding uncharacterized protein LOC111606164, whose translation MEICHPADRHMPTDSCLQPKSQDNRHIWEKNSLQLWLSYEQCCEHCGKKVMGAVGLLHHIEEGHEPPGKTSPSMPDQHQAFKLHGIPATSPHKPAASPQKPAILPHKPAASSQKPAILPQKPAASSQKPAILPQKPAASSQKPAILPQKPAASPQKPALQPQQCLATVQHPQPTPSVASSIPHLRPPEVNWVSFLPKQFLRVIKPADQQWIAQCLYNSTGQFKQHFSQNWFHPPSLPKIMNAPPDPLVYFRQRMFLWAPMRMWGISLKCHQCNTKMHHSGIYTKVREVIDLDSRYYLIGGDYPRCSKCMIPVCPWSTEVLNQLDPAHRNRFPAILTTQLALDKRCVTLLKPRTVGNSSSYVQQALEELHSEEWAKRTIDYLTDCELHKKKTALSRIHEVVYQNPPEFSPLPLAQWFETVHANEILCHLSEMKGVITSTYGRILKLDSTKKITKKLAGGISETATWMTNITNEYGQVLNCVLTTGEGAGLEELCQGIVMRFRNAGEPEPQILYVDRDCCSESGVPPVLEWFRPWKTKVRLDIFHYMRRFTTGLTTEHHPLYGTFCSKLSCCIFEWDQDDVSCLKEAKRSELKKKYTGHPPTDAQVLANINSSELAKHCRRRTRGVEETRNLIQELLNSMWELTDTSGLRLINPESMTHVWQVQQKHLPCIQDPPGVELYTKLRSTQKGDKEVQTFRCSRGSSSVESFHRHQCSFIPGWRSNAMHTQMYMLEGGSRWNMKRTQEALDMSRRSHSKLYDVRLMSNLNTLSNKVLGHALLPEFVPPGCPTGERIAVEYLLAQSDRGDLLGPQQDSELGVILPEMPANAQEDSPDVTISDVTDILSESPHDMLQCESQLEMPSPNILFLQEESSPMSSQETSIDSTPASPTHAAASVGGQLTDDHSFSGPSSCSQVDQVSQETRCDYRGFPGWEAVDSLAEYLLSLNRTITALSTTEVENVLQLYSNLHAMDKQPAKYTLKTKKSTLPGPWRASRKRSGSAPGQQAAERLFMTHGQAAQRPDANRVSECVCLKLLKEYQQARNRPKDSKGKVLPIPQSIVQTYCHFKQLLEDSRPIQDQTNLLLVTINNTTVCAWLHERQKRTDRDTLLQGVNLPPKVSVADASFPQARQLPSLPVEHGHKSMEFKEPENREGEALIRQRVGGKAGSAQQCPPSYQPGLFSQAPVPASFLCPQTNQPPSSAWSYCEQNQMPQAPSTSLGFCYGPPAPVLTSFGQGQFPPLPSPLGPLYQYYRPPLHSSIPAAAAGSASSSPSDQAPANMNRYRKWRQNRAELEDQERLARGEPPKKRQWKQDYHYQCSVCGQAKNKSTGHTQIKGKWYCPASGQTILEWKESLGKQ comes from the exons ATGGAAATCTGTCATCCAGCGGATAGACACATGCCCACTGACTCCTGCCTTCAACCAAAAAGTCAGGACAATCGAcatatttgggaaaaaaattccCTGCAACTGTGGTTATCATACG AGCAATGTTGTGAACATTGTGGGAAAAAGGTCATGGGTGCAGTTGGTTTGCTTCATCATATTGAAGAAGGTCATGAGCCACCAGGCAAAACATCACCATCTATGCCAGACCAACATCAAGCATTTAAACTACATGGGATACCAGCAACTTCACCCCATAAACCAGCAGCATCTCCCCAGAAACCAGCAATACTTCCCCATAAACCAGCAGCATCTTCCCAGAAACCAGCAATACTTCCCCAGAAACCAGCAGCATCTTCCCAGAAACCAGCAATACTTCCCCAGAAACCAGCAGCATCTTCCCAGAAACCAGCAATACTTCCCCAGAAACCAGCAGCATCTCCCCAGAAACCAGCACTTCAGCCACAACAGTGCCTTGCAACAGTGCAACACCCCCAGCCAACTCCTTCAGTTGCTTCATCTATTCCCCACCTTAGGCCTCCGGAGGTGAATTGGGTCAGCTTTCTTCCCAAGCAGTTTTTGCGGGTCATCAAGCCAGCAGACCAGCAATGGATTGCACAGTGCCTTTATAATTCTACTGGACAGTTTAAACAACACTTCTCACAAAACTGGTTTCATCCACCCTCTCTACCAAAGATAATGAATGCACCTCCAGATCCCCTGGTCTACTTCAGGCAGAGGATGTTTTTATGGGCACCTATGCGGATGTGGGGTATTTCTCTTAAGTGTCATCAATGTAACACCAAGATGCATCACTCTGGGATCTACACAAAGGTCAGAGAAGTTATAGATCTTGATTCAAGATATTATTTGATTGGGGGAGATTATCCACGGTGCAGTAAATGCATGATTCCTGTTTGTCCATGGAGCACAGAGGTGCTAAATCAGTTAGATCCTGCCCATAGAAACAGGTTTCCAGCCATTCTCACCACACAACTGGCTCTGGACAAAAGGTGTGTGACTTTGCTGAAACCACGCACTGTTGGAAATAGCTCCAGTTACGTGCAGCAAGCATTAGAAGAACTGCACAGTGAGGAGTGGGCAAAACGCACCATCGATTATCTGACTGACTGTGAGCTTCACAAGAAGAAGACCGCGTTAAGTAGGATCCATGAAGTGGTCTATCAGAATCCACCAGAGTTTAGCCCCCTTCCTCTTGCACAGTGGTTTGAGACTGTGCATGCCAATGAAATACTCTGTCACTTGTCCGAGATGAAGGGTGTCATCACGTCAACATATGGAAGGATTTTAAAGCTTGATTCAACCAAAAAG aTCACCAAGAAACTTGCTGGTGGAATTTCTGAGACCGCTACATGGATGACAAACATCACCAATGAATATGGCCAGGTTCTGAACTGTGTGCTGACCACAGGTGAAGGAGCAGGGTTAGAGGAACTGTGCCAAGGAATTGTCATGCGCTTCCGGAATGCTGGGGAACCAGAGCCACAAATCCTTTATGTTGACAGAGACTGCTGTAGTGAATCAG GTGTGCCTCCAGTGCTTGAGTGGTTTCGACCATGGAAAACTAAAGTGAGGCTTGACATCTTTCATTACATGAGACGATTCACAACCGGTCTCACCACAGAACATCATCCTCTTTATGGAACTTTCTGCTCCAAGCTGTCCTGCTGCATTTTTGAATGGGATCAAGATGATGTCAGCTGCCTTAAAGAAGCAAAGAGGtcagagctgaagaaaaaatatactgGTCATCCTCCCACTGACGCCCAAGTTTTGGCCAACATTAATTCGAGTGAGCTTGCTAAACATTGCAGAAGAAGGACAAGAGGGGTAGAAGAAACCCGGAACCTCATTCAGGAATTATTAAACTCCATGTGGGAACTGACTGACACCTCAGGTCTCCGCCTGATCAACCCTGAGAGCATGACTCATGTGTGGCAAGTGCAGCAGAAGCACCTGCCATGCATCCAAGATCCACCTGGTGTTGAACTGTACACCAAGCTTCGCTCAACACAAAAGGGAGACAAAGAAGTTCAAACCTTCAGATGTAGCAGGGGCTCGTCTTCAGTTGAAAGCTTTCATCGACACCAGTGCTCCTTCATACCAG GATGGAGAAGCAATGCCATGCACACTCAAATGTATATGCTTGAGGGTGGATCCAGATGGAACATGAAAAGAACCCAAGAAGCTTTAGATATGAGTCGCAGATCGCACAGTAAACTCTATGATGTTCGTCTGATGTCCAACCTCAACACTCTGAGCAACAAAGTGCTGGGTCATGCCCTCTTGCCAGAGTTTGTTCCCCCAGGCTGTCCGACAG GTGAGCGGATTGCTGTGGAGTATCTTCTTGCACAGTCAGACAGAGGAGACCTCTTAGGTCCCCAGCAGGACAGCGAACTGGGAGTTATTTTGCCAGAGATGCCAGCTAACGCTCAGGAGGACAGTCCTGATGTCACCATCAGTGACGTCACTGACATTCTCTCAGAGAGCCCCCACGACATGCTACAGTGTGAAAGCCAGTTGGAAATGCCATCCCCTAACATTCTTTTTCTCCAGGAAGAATCTTCTCCCATGTCATCTCAG GAAACCAGTATCGACTCAACCCCTGCCTCTCCCACTCATGCTGCTGCTTCAGTCGGAGGTCAGCTTACTGATGACCACTCCTTTAGTGGACCAAGTAGCTGTTCCCAGGTGGACCAAGTATCCCAG gagACCCGGTGTGACTACAGAGGTTTTCCTGGATGGGAGGCAGTTGACAGCTTGGCAGAGTACCTTTTGAGCCTCAACAGAACAATAACTGCATTGTCAACAACAGAGGTAGAAAATGTCTTGCAGCTGTATTCTAACCTGCATGCTATGGACAAGCAGCCTGCCAAATACACCTTAAAAACCAAGAAGAGCACGTTACCAGGACCTTGGAGGGCTTCCCGGAAACGAAGTGGCTCTGCACCTGGTCAGCAAGCAGCTGAAAG ACTCTTCATGACCCATGGCCAGGCTGCCCAGAGACCTGACGCAAACAGAGTGTCTGAGTGCGTTTGCCTCAAGCTGTTGAAAGAATATCAGCAAGCAAGAAACCGACCAAAAGACAGCAAGGGGAAGGTTTTACCCATCCCACAATCTATTGTTCAAACGTACTGCCACTTTAAACAACTACTTGAGGACTCCAGGCCCATACAGGACCAGACCAACTTGTTGTTGGTCACCATCAACAATACCACTGTGTGTGCTTG GCTACATGAGCGGCAGAAGAGAACAGACAGGGACACTCTTCTCCAAGGTGTGAATCTTCCTCCGAAGGTGTCCGTGGCTGACGCCTCCTTTCCACAAGCGAGACAGCTCCCCTCCCTTCCTGTGGAACATGGACATAAAAGCATGGAGTTTAAGGAACCTGAAAACAGAGAAGGCGAGGCACTGATCCGTCAACGGGTTGGTGGTAAAGCTGGCTCCGCCCAGCAATGTCCTCCTTCATACCAGCCAGGACTCTTTTCACAGGCCCCAGTTCCTGCCAGCTTCCTGTGTCCACAGACTAACCAGCCACCATCATCTGCTTGGTCCTACTGTGAGCAGAATCAGATGCCACAAGCGCCATCCACTTCTTTGGGTTTCTGCTACGGTCCACCAGCTCCAGTTTTGACCTCATTTGGACAAGGACAGTTCCCACCCCTGCCATCTCCTCTGGGTCCATTATATCAGTACTATAGACCACCACTTCACTCATCAatcccagcagctgctgctggttcagcatcatcatcaccatcagaTCAGGCTCCAGCCAACATGAATCGCTACAGGAAGTGGAGACAGAATAGGGCAGAATTAGAAGACCAGGAACGCCTGGCAAGAGGGGAGCCTCCCAAAAAGCGCCAATGGAAGCAGGACTACCACTATCAGTGTTCAGTTTGTGGCCAGGcgaaaaacaaaagcactggCCATACACAGATTAAGGGAAAATGGTACTGTCCAGCCTCTGGACAGACCATTTTGGAATGGAAAGAGTCTCTTGGGAAGCAGTGA
- the jcad gene encoding junctional protein associated with coronary artery disease — protein sequence MYSVEDLLISHGYKLPRHAASSTPTPVPASSSARQPPSSSPPSYSKHHEILENRSGPRTVNGYERGPASAMGNSGGTRQPQVYVGGCPSNNNEPREGSQPKRDGENRGQTDTHSLGESLTSDSGFCDGNRGPQPQSKDVSYWRRRGQDFSVLLDYADIREPHGKGQGGYSRPEGPQQARGQELSVEDRQRAAQERQRWAAHAQAQALAQTQGRSREREAALQQWRMATERKCQSLGTEEWHPAVSFGRQMSQSEAERWGQEQQRLHARTPDGMVVHPRTKAKSQSLPRVLQPESLQYVDIALSGKEMFRRVNGHPLTHQDFYRAPRWPENGRPASANQLSITPKARFTRPPRPPSYEMHQQIRGSCEILSGRESVTPMARDRTPIPTSRSKDPQLDYFAQDSGPPGYIPPPSYKRAPIMGGAFRGYGDVPFEYRYRGDMYPQVQVAPDGSHWFIRHPACSWPGPHRDRSSSSQKQLYPVYLTQEHSGGGVQYISFDDPRIRHISSALGGNSLTDADKIRHIRNELPSVTVSEPAPDDSAFLPPPLGPFVSAKLAGENNQTSSSNVDNENKRWRSDLHKDSISNFRAPDQNCNNRHLNTLPSPSSPSSAFQLPLTRTFSRQGSSSDQVFAETITQVKTIVPESGQEIQRNTKRRVSETIFCLVSVPVHTPTNINKGLAADQNNNEAMPNLTVTNTDTFAVGLKESPNIRSKSVNEIPIKSHYSHYRTTSTSSMRNYKRAPLRKEVIDAWVLQANEDKELGYGGSWPGNQYRNQETQTGSPVTGFKSPETQSPTKRQEALHSASDTTMDSASSYGYPMTGQKNLHLSSNSAFSRLSLSPTQTESLQHTQQDSSSPTKTHNQGEHQLSSPKKSSPPESEEQLVFGQFLLKPVNRRPCDAIGELETINKEMEDTISKRPNVSRFKNESVDERLACFKSGEHFTGGPEPGREAISLPPMHIERPNNIKKRSKSFASSADLESMEMRETFSKQQVNNIPLTRKQSPLPKPTRSNNFLLSFVPPCSDSNHLYRQDIPVPQESLLRDVGLTVYTETPGGPGEPMQRSLSVPSPLNHKDHSQSMTALVRSSGSFEHNSREELDRNLKGHSKSDLSPYGGESKVCGIDRESCISPEKGNLLHTTRRTMEVSYAFRDDDNDERYALSEPLTYKNDSTIADKHLESLLIQEKANTLPTEDLSNLYEVKFAKGIPENESIEERAARILGITVPVEALCVEDKQSDDDEPEIDTALVDKQLSSNEETQQVTRAIVQVQEGSLIVQGPDMEEIKETGSRVVQEEEDRLKHTNDHNDGQQNQDTETPSVLDIPEFPPSKLPLSLPVTPDKTLSLSICSGEKKGRGGTCKLIESLQDKLNCSAASSAAASTGLTTDRMARLKELDSVSRIRRLSLKTPEPVQEPESKVVEDLTMKVCNETRENVVQQGIDKEEQEENRKISQEEESQDECVSLKKFEEPKEVADEICREEQRHLEVVHDMTDETGQKASIKINEEHFKHEAEERMMELRIVEDVENTSENVPEALVCTAETTKHAEEGKLPIPKQRTKLQKPPLLPKPRSVPKREITLPLSFSTGTCGTSDVEDEEMLSVSDSYDPSRVERV from the exons GTTTTGTGATGGCAACAGAGGCCCACAGCCACAATCCAAGGATGTTTCAtactggaggaggagaggacaGGATTTCAGCGTGCTGCTGGACTACGCTGACATCAGGGAACCCCATGGAAAGGGACAGGGAGGGTACAGCAGGCCAGAAGGGCCTCAGCAGGCCAGAGGTCAAGAGCTCTCTGTGGAGGACCGTCAGAGAGCAGCTCAGGAAAGGCAGCGCTGGGCAGCCCACGCCCAAGCCCAAGCCCTGGCCCAGACACAGGGCCGCTCTAGAGAAAGGGAGGCCGCCCTCCAGCAATGGAGGATGGCAACTGAGAGGAAATGCCAGAGCCTGGGGACGGAGGAGTGGCACCCAGCTGTGAGCTTCGGCCGTCAGATGTCTCAGAGCGAGGCGGAGCGTTGGGGACAGGAGCAGCAGCGACTCCATGCCAGAACGCCGGACGGCATGGTAGTCCACCCCAGGACCAAAGCTAAGTCCCAGTCTCTGCCCAGAGTGTTGCAGCCCGAGAGCCTGCAATACGTGGACATAGCATTGTCTGGTAAGGAAATGTTCAGGCGGGTCAACGGCCACCCGCTGACCCACCAAGACTTTTACCGAGCACCTCGCTGGCCAGAAAACGGGAGGCCGGCCAGTGCCAACCAACTCTCAATCACACCAAAGGCCCGCTTCACCCGACCCCCCAGACCTCCTTCTTACGAGATGCACCAGCAGATCAGGGGAAGCTGCGAGATTCTGTCCGGCAGAGAGTCAGTGACCCCCATGGCAAGAGACAGAACTCCCATCCCCACATCGAGAAGTAAAGACCCTCAGTTGGACTATTTTGCACAGGATTCTGGGCCTCCGGGGTATATCCCTCCTCCGTCTTATAAAAGAGCTCCAATAATGGGAGGGGCGTTCCGAGGATATGGAGATGTTCCTTTTGAGTACAG GTACAGAGGGGATATGTATCCACAGGTACAAGTGGCTCCTGATGGATCTCATTGGTTCATCAGGCATCCAGCTTGTTCCTGGCCTGGTCCCCACAGAGACAGAAGTTCATCCAGCCAGAAGCAGCTTTACCCTGTGTATTTGACCCAGGAGCATTCAGGAGGAGGAGTTCAGTATATCTCCTTTGATGATCCTCGCATTCGTCACATTTCCTCAGCTCTGGGTGGTAACTCTCTGACGGACGCTGACAAAATCCGCCACATCCGTAATGAGCTTCCCAGCGTCACCGTATCAGAGCCTGCACCCGACGACAGTGCCTTTTTGCCCCCGCCACTGGGGCCTTTCGTCTCTGCCAAACTGGCAGGTGAAAATAACCAGACGTCTTCTAGCAATGTggacaatgaaaataaaaggtgGCGAAGTGATTTGCACAAAGACTCTATAAGTAACTTCCGAGCACctgaccaaaactgcaacaacaGACATCTCAACACTCTACCATCGCCGTCGTCCCCCTCTTCAGCTTTTCAGCTCCCATTAACAAGGACCTTTTCTCGTCAGGGGTCCAGTTCGGACCAGGTCTTTGCAGAAACCATCACACAAGTAAAGACAATTGTTCCAGAGTCAGGACAAGAAATCCAAAGGAACACCAAAAGAAGAGTGAGTGAAACCATTTTCTGCCTCGTGTCCGTCCCCGTTCACACACCGACAAACATTAATAAAGGCTTAGCAGCTGATCAGAACAATAATGAGGCAATGCCAAACCTGACCGTTACGAACACTGACACTTTTGCTGTAGGTCTCAAAGAAAGCCCCAACATCCGTAGCAAGTCTGTGAATGAGATACCTATCAAGTCACACTACTCTCACTACCGCACTACCAGCACGTCCTCAATGAGGAATTACAAAAGAGCTCCTTTAAGAAAGGAGGTCATAGACGCCTGGGTACTTCAAGCAAATGAGGACAAAGAGTTAGGCTATGGTGGATCTTGGCCTGGAAATCAATACCGTAACCAGGAAACCCAAACAGGCTCACCTGTGACAGGTTTTAAAAGTCCAGAAACCCAAAGCCCTACCAAGAGACAGGAGGCTCTTCATTCAGCCTCAGATACAACTATGGATAGTGCCTCCTCTTATGGATACCCAATGACGGGTCAAAAGAACCTTCATCTTTCCAGTAACAGCGCCTTCTCCCGTCTTAGCCTAAGCCCAACACAAACAGAATCACTTCAGCACACACAACAGGACTCATCATCTCCTACCAAGACACATAATCAGGGAGAACATCAGTTATCTTCTCCTAAGAAGAGCAGTCCACCTGAAAGTGAAGAACAACTGGTCTTTGGGCAATTTCTCTTGAAGCCAGTGAACCGACGACCCTGTGACGCAATTGGTGAATTGGAGACTATTAACAAAGAGATGGAAGATACGATTAGCAAAAGACCAAATGTGAGtcgatttaaaaatgaaagtgtgGATGAAAGActggcttgttttaaatcaggaGAACATTTCACTggtggaccagaaccaggccgGGAAGCAATTAGTCTCCCACCAATGCACATCGAAAGACCCAATAATATAAAAAAGCGATCAAAGTCCTTTGCCTCTAGTGCTGATCTAGAATCGATGGAAATGCGTGAAACTTTCTCCAAGCAACAAGTCAATAACATCCCACTAACAAGGAAGCAGTCCCCTCTTCCCAAACCAACCCGAAGCAACaattttctcttgtcttttgtCCCCCCTTGCAGTGATTCAAACCATCTCTACAGGCAGGACATCCCAGTTCCTCAAGAGTCCTTGTTGAGGGATGTGGGGCTTACTGTCTATACAGAAACTCCTGGTGGTCCTGGAGAGCCAATGCAGCGCTCACTTTCAGTCCCATCTCCACTCAATCATAAAGATCATAGTCAGTCCATGACAGCTCTTGTGAGAAGTAGTGGCAGCTTTGAGCACAATTCAAGAGAAGAACTTGATCGTAACTTGAAAGGACACTCTAAATCAGACCTCTCACCATACGGTGGTGAGTCAAAGGTCTGCGGAATAGACAGGGAAAGTTGCATATCGCCTGAAAAAGGCAACTTGCTACATACTACAAGACGGACAATGGAGGTGTCTTATGCGTTTAgagatgatgataatgatgaaaGATATGCGCTCTCTGAACCTCtaacatataaaaatgactCAACAATAGCAGATAAGCACTTAGAAAGCCTACTTATTCAGGAAAAAGCTAACACTTTGCCTACGGAAGACCTCAGCAACCTGTATGAGGTGAAATTTGCAAAAGGAATCCCTGAAAATGAGTCTATAGAGGAGAGGGCTGCAAGGATCTTGGGTATTACTGTTCCAGTTGAGGCTTTATGTGTTGAAGACAAACAGTCTGATGACGACGAGCCTGAAATAGACACTGCTTTGGTTGACAAACAGCTAAGTTCCAATGAAGAAACACAGCAAGTAACAAGAGCGATTGTGCAAGTCCAAGAGGGATCCCTGATAGTCCAGGGACCAGATATGGAGGAGATCAAGGAGACAGGGTCTAGAGTGGTGCAAGAGGAAGAAGACAGACTAAAGCACACAAATGACCACAATGATGGCCAGCAGAATCAGGATACAGAAACTCCATCAGTTCTAGACATCCCCGAGTTCCCACCAAGTAAGCTCCCTCTGTCCCTACCCgtcacaccagacaagaccttATCACTGAGCATATGTAGTGGGGAGAAGAAAGGGAGAGGCGGAACATGCAAACTTATTGAATCGCTGCAAGATAAGCTGAACTGTTCTGCagcttcatctgctgctgcttcgaCTGGGTTGACTACAGACAGAATGGCCCGTCTTAAAGAACTGGACTCGGTGTCTAGAATAAGACGCCTTAGCCTGAAAACCCCAGAGCCTGTACAGGAACCAGAATCTAAAGTAGTAGAAGATCTAACAATGAAAGTTTGTAACGAGACAAGGGAGAATGTTGTGCAGCAAGGCATTGACaaggaggagcaggaagagAATCGAAAAATAAGTCAAGAAGAGGAAAGCCAGGATGAATGTGTCAGCTTAAAGAAGTTTGAAGAACCAAAAGAAGTGGCTGATGAAATCTGTAGGGAAGAGCAAAGACATTTAGAGGTGGTACATGACATGACAGATGAAACTGGACAAAAGGCAAGCATCAAGATAAATGAAGAGCATTTTAAACATGAAGCTGAGGAAAGAATGATGGAATTGAGAATTGTAGAAGATGTTGAAAACACCTCGGAGAACGTGCCAGAAGCATTGGTCTGTACAGCTGAGACTACCAAACATGCAGAGGAAGGAAAGTTACCAATACCAAAGCAGCGCACCAAGCTCCAGAAGCCTCCTCTGCTTCCTAAACCTCGCAGCGTTCCCAAGAGAGAAATCACTCTGCCACTGAGCTTCAGTACCGGAACCTGTGGCACCTCCGATGTGGAGGATGAAGAAATGCTCTCTGTCTCAG ACTCATACGACCCCAGTCGAGTAGAAAGGGTGTGA